ACTCTGCGATCACCAGAGATGCTTCCTTTAGTGCCCGTGATGCATTCATCTCACCCTCTGCTGCAATCACCTGCACATAGATATAACAATACACTTCTGTTACTTGCAACAAATGTTGTGCCATTAACCACAGTTTGGAGTGTGTTTTGGTGTCTGACCTTGGCTCGGGCTTCTCGAGATGCTTCAGCTTCTGCAGCCATGGCTCTTTGGAGCTGGATAGGCAATTTAACGTCCTTTATCTCCACTCGCTCCACTTTAATACCCCACACACCGGTTGCCTCATCCAACGCAATCTGTCATCAAGACAACACAAAGGATCTGGGAATGTGATACACCCTTCTCATGGAGCAGGTCCCTGGGTTTAGTTTTACAGATGAAGCATCATTGAACAGCAGCAAAGACAATGCATCTGAAATGTGTCTGAAATCAATACAATCACTGTTTGTATCTACAGCCATTCGTAGTATGTCTGAAACCATATTGGATTTCTTGTATGCCATTAACAGGTCTGGTTAATTTACTGGGTGCTTTAACTCTGGCCctcaaagttcagctccaaccctgattgATTCTTAGGacctggttcaggtgtgtttgattgagaTTGGAGCTTAAAGCCCTGGTCACACTGCAATTTCAGCCATATCTCTCAAATTTGGAAGATCCTAAATGATCCATATAATCCTAGGtcaaaatctgtgatctttgattgtTGATTTGAGATGTTCACCATCAAGTGCTTAATAGCCGTTGTGATCAGATTTGCTCTACAACTTCAGCTGTAACAAGTATCAAACCAAGGACCAATAGAAGCAAttttttctgatttattattGAGGCATACTGTGTGGTTGTAAGGTATCCTGTCAGAATgagggatagtgaaagtgtcacggatgGATGACATCAAACTTTGGCTGAGTTTTCTTGCGTGTGTGTTTGGTGCATCTTGATTGTCATTCAGTCTGTCATtatgacaactgagatcttacGCTGTGACATGGGATTCATGTTTGTGCAGTTGTTTAAGATAATTATACATTGCACCGTGTGAGCTGGGCTTAACTCTACATAAAAAGTGGGTCTTAAAGACCAGAGTTGAGAACCACGGGTACATCTTGTTTGCACACCACAGGGGTCTCTAAAATGCTCTTAAGTGTCTATTCCAGTAATGGGCAACTTTGGTTCTAGAGGACCACTGTCCTGCAGGCTTTAACTCCATGCCTAGTCAACCACACCTGCCTTTAGCCTTCTAGTGACCTTGAAGGCATTGATAGCTTGTTCAGGAGTGTTTTATTACAGTTAGAGCAAAACTGGACAATGAGCCAaagttgcccatccctggtctatactgctcctggagggccactatcctgcagagtttagttgcaattctaattaaacacacctgacttGTTTCGGAGACCAAGGCTGTTTAATATTCCTTCTTAAGTGATCTTGCCTCTTGTGTTCTTGTATAATGTCATCATCGACTGTTCAATTCCAGGATTCAAGATTGCATGAACAGAGGGTGTGTGAAAGaacccagatgtgttcttgatattgtgGGTGCATcgaatgcagacttgagcacttgCTTAAGTCCCAAAAGTCATTGCGGCTCAATAAAGTAGGAGGCACATGCAGCATTTTATATTCACTATTATTTACAGTTCAGAGATATAGCttgtttatctcaggagtttccctaaatcatttgctgaaattcatattaaaatctgttttatttttattgtgcaaaGTACATTTGTAAGGCTTTTGAGCATCTTATTTTTACTGAATAGAAAAGATCACAGCATATCATTTTTCACAGGATGCGTTCTGTGTTATTGCTGTCTTCCAAATACATTCTCTGTGTCCTTGGTATTAGGAAAACAGCCCTACTATTTAGTGGTGTTTAACTCCAAACATATTAACACCTGATGCACCAAATTAAGCTTTTCAGGATCATTTCACAGGCAGGTGTGCTAAACTTTGCTGGACATTGGGTCCGCCAGGAACACAGATGAACACTTCTGCACTAGGGAATTCTAGGCAAGTATGTTGGTGGTAAGATTTGCAGGAGACTTGCCCACCAGGATCATGATTTGGACCTCCCTTGTCTCCCTGTCCCCTGTTTGCCTTCATAACATTATTGCCTTGATATGATACTGTAGCATCTTGCATTATTCTGCCAGATGTAGCCCTCACAACATAAGTACACTGACTGTCATGTTCAAATGATGTTAAATTGTGTCCCAAAGagggtaggatggatccatgctttcaagtgGTTGAAACCGAATTCTGACCTTGTCaaccaaatgttgcagcagaaatcaatctTCTCATTCAGTTTTGGTCTGAATTTTTGCCTAAATTGGCCATTCTTATAGCTGACTTCCTGTTTTTTTCATGCTTTTAGTTGAGTGTTCAGTAAATTTCAggtcattcttctctgacctctgacatcaacaaagaATTTTTGCCCACAGAAGGGGCTTTGCAGTGAAATTAAATTTCGGGGTGATTTTGCAAAGGATGTCTGATGGAGTTGCCTGTACCTGCATGCTGTTTGAGATGCCCTCTCTGTCGGACAGCAGCTCAGACAGGTTCTTTGTTCCCAACACATTTCTTAGGGTGGTCTGAGCCAGAAGTTGTGTGGCCTGATTTGCATTTGACACATTGGCCACGGAGCAGATTGGGTCAAACACACGAAAGTACACCACACCATCCACATTCACCGTCACGGAGTCTTTCGTCAGAAACTGATGACACAAACACATACGGACTTATGCTAACGTTTACATTCCTATTCAGATTTAACTTGtctatttaatataaacatttgatAAACAAGATCTTGCAAAGTCAAACAGATTGGCCACACATATAGCAGGTTGTAAGATCATTGAAAAATAGATCTAAAATaagaacaataaaacaatatcacataaaaaatgaaatgaaaaattacttttttacatATTGTCTAAAATTCCTTAAATTAAAGCATTAATTATTAATCATACCTCTTGAGCAGGAATATTAAAGGTCACAGTTCTCAAGTCCaccttcctgaatgaatcagtacATGGCAGCACAAAGAAAATtcctgtaaaataaatgtataactaATATAGAAATGTACACAAGAATGCTCCTGATTAGTGactatataattatacatttatttaataattctgatgcaTTTAAAATACATCTCTATTGATGAATTGAATCCAAAAAGCTTAGACTGAAAATCTTTGTCATACCTGGTCCTTTTGGTTTTTTGTCCAAAATACGACCTAGTCGGAAGATCACGGCCCTTTCATACTCCTGAACAATCTATAATCAAACCATATGTGTGTTGTACTTACTGTCAgtcatcattcacacacatgataATAACAAGATATTGATCGATGAGAACTCCCATCATGCTAGTCCTTTTCTTACCTTGATACACATGAAGATTGTAATGGGAAGTAAACCAATGGTGATAATGATGGAGATGATGATAATTAACCAGCCGAAGCATCCCATTGAGGGTGGTTTATCATCTAAAAAACATACAGTGAATATCCTGTAGGACTGGATATTATACACATAAAAAGCATGAAAGACTAAAACGTTGAGAGTAGTGTGATCTTTTGACTTTTTGGAGCTATTTAGGAACACTTTATGAAGATTAAGCATCACCTAGTGTATAATCTAAAGCTTTATATGGTCAATATTTTGAATTCAGAAACTAGTTATTAGTGACACCGGTCGCCATTAAGTGAACTACAACCATTAAGTTTTTGCTTTACTTGTTTTCAGGTCTTTACACAGAGGTAGCGTTTTCagatttatacattttcagtcatacagttttgtcatataaacaaatatgCTAAACATATAAAACGTTTTCCATTTTAGGCtgaactttacagcagaaaaaaaggtgtttacagcctggtacaaagaacgattttggttcatatagctattattaccctccatgacaactgtgagggggtgaatttttttataactcatccatttcctttatattaggttatattaagtttgcataattaagggcgtggccacttgagtgacagctaggtctcgctggtcgccgtcacttcaccggcagattagccactgatctcggcatattcatcgtattttagtgttgttttatgtggctttacacagtcagctgccttttggacttatttcttaccattatcagatgatatgagatgctgtgtgcatttaattgtgctcacaaaccattcacgtggcctcgtttcccatgtgagtaaagttatatacttatacaccatctctataaatgtatttgttttatttaagatcatttatcattaatatttttctttagacccgtaaagcactccagaatgtgacagattgattagctgtaggctctagaacagtcatctgaagcgttatcatacagtgttatgctggagttcatcaatagtcctgcatttactaacacacactatatttgaagtgtttggaagtaattcgcattttcctcctgtagaaaaacatcataagaacaatgcttagtggctcaatgtattacagcagtgtttttaaaagtctaaacactttattgatatagtgtacagccaagcacatgtggtcagaacacaaacgagtcgcaggtaataaagtatcaagcgtttctcctaaagtaaagtctgtctgccaggtctaagcaaagtgccagcaggtgtctgtagctccgctcactctccgcctctttgcccttgtttggtatcccgtcgtgggtgcgatgacgcgcgaacaaaatggcgacggttggccgcgcctacttgtagcttcatttgcagtgttcagaaacctatgggtgacgtcacagatactacgtccatatattttacagtctatagaTTGAACACCCCAATATATTATACAAGTGCTTTTATACTctttaattaaaagttaaacaTTTGTTAATACCTTTGcatttatgtattaataattaataaacacagaaaaaaatgtatagctgTGAGAAAACTACAGTTAAGCAATGAACATATGTTTGCACAAGTTCTACGATTTATGTTGAAAGATGGGTAgcaatgggtagcacattcgcctcacagcaagaaggtcgctagttcaagcctctgctcggtcagttggcatttctgtgtggagtttgcatgttctccccgtgtttgcgtgggtttcctccgtgtgctccggtttcccccacaagtccaaagacatacagatgaattgggtatgttaaaattgtttgtagtgtgtaagtgtgtgaatgagtgtgtgtgtttcccagtcatgggttgcggctggaagggcatccactgcgtaaaaacatatgctggataagttggcggttcattccgctgtggcgacccctgataaataaagggactaagccgaaaagaaaatgaatgaattttaactcCTAGACTGTAGATTGAGTAGATCTGTGTATCTGATGTTTTAGTTGATCGTAAACACTTTATTTGCATGACACACTGACATTACAGGGatattacatttcttttaaacCCTGGATTGCATGTCAGATAAACATATCAAATACCGCGAGACACTCCTACTGACTCATGCACTCAGCATCACGCTTGCAACAGTTATGCATTGTTGACAGTAACAGTGTCACCATAGGGAATTACTATTATACAATACATCTAAATACATAGATACACAGTCGACATGTAAAATGATTAGCCCataagatgtttaacagagcaagggaagtttcacagtatttcctagatTTTTGTTTTCCGTAAAAAGTCGTATTTGTtgtagtttggctggaataaaagcagtttcacatttgttaaaaacaattttaaggtcaatattattatccctgttagaaatctttattttttgattaaacagaacaaaccacttgtcttattgcttgcttgctttgttaacctaactaacctagttaagcctttaaatgtcactttaagcttaatgctagtgtcttgaaaaataactagaaagttattattcactgtcatcatggcaaagacgaaagaaatgagttattagaaatgagttattaaaacttatgtttagaaatgtgttggaaaaatatgGTCTGCGTAATAGCATTCGggagatattttaaaaagaatacacaTTTTCCAGGATAGCTAATCATTTAGACtgtgtatatattgttttaatataaaggttaataaataaaagatataacTGAATATTTTTGGTTAAAATTTCACAAATTAAGATAAGAAACACAATGGCATACCTTGTATAATAGGCCTGTTGCTCACTGTATCGCGGTCTTGAACCCTGATGACGGTGGTCATGTTGAAGAGCAACACGAGTGTTATGTATGCTGTTATTGCAGGCAGCCGCAGGTAACAGAAGCTGTTAATGTGTGCTCGCTGTCCCATGAGGAGAGGAGAGGAAAGCCCCGCCTGACTCCAGCGATATCACGTGTCAGAGTGAAAATAAATCTGCTTAATGtgcttcttttttatttgttcagtttCCTACAAGGGTGTAGATTTGCTCTTGTCATTGTTGGGGACCTATGAATCTATCTTCATAATCTTTATAGGCCAGTTTTGAAGCTGAAGGGGCTTTATGCACAGTAAATGTTATTCAGCCACCAATAAAATTATGGTTAAAGGTTGAAGTGACTTTCAATTTCACAGGGTTCCTTTTAcacctatacagcatgtgtttggactgtgggggaaaccggagcactcggaggaaacctacgacatggggagaacatgcaaactccacatagaaatgccaactgacccagctgagactcaaaccagcgacctttgtggtgtgaggcaacagcgatacccactgcgccaccgcactgcccacatttgcatattattgtgGTAATTATACAAGTGTTTGGGGGAGGCAGAACTTGAGTAGCCCATGAGAGCCCATCACACTTCTCTTTATCCCCCTGCACTGGTTACTAGTTATAGCTTGTATCAAGTTTGAATCATTGATGGTTGCTTACAGAACAGCAACTGATTCAGCATCCACTTACCTCCACATGCTCTTGAAACCTCGTCTACATCCACTCCAGGAGCCTCCAGTCAGTTAGTGGCTCTAAGTGACTTTCCAAAATTTTTCATCGGTGGAATGAtcgctggtggaatgatcttcccaatCCCATTCCCACTGCTGACTCACTGATATCAACCTAATTAaccacctgatcaaactaattaagtcattcaggcttgtttgaaacctactggtaaagctgcggtcacactgggctttgtgtgtgcgaaattctgttgtacagtgtttcgaaaaggggcgagattaaacaagatgattagacattaaaaaaagccagcgattgctttgttttaaaattctgtccagagaggtcctgttttgatcatcgattggtctcacgcagtcaagtgatgcgatttcataggtcagagttcaccaagcttgaactttgcaccgcagcgaactgcgaaacttaacgcatgaccttgcgtttccggtctgacgcattcgcgtgcgtatgactggaagtctatgggaggaaaagcccagtgtgaccgcagcttaaagcttaAATGAAATTTTAACCAAGGGATGGACACACTCAGTCCTGaaaggccagtgtcctgcaaagttttgcTCCAACATTAATCAaccacacctgaacatgctaatcagtgctttcaaggtgtgtttgatttaggttggagctaaactctgcaggacactggcctttCAAGTACGAGTTTGCCCATCTATGCTTTAA
This genomic interval from Danio aesculapii chromosome 15, fDanAes4.1, whole genome shotgun sequence contains the following:
- the stoml3a gene encoding stomatin (EPB72)-like 3a, which produces MTTVIRVQDRDTVSNRPIIQDDKPPSMGCFGWLIIIISIIITIGLLPITIFMCIKIVQEYERAVIFRLGRILDKKPKGPGIFFVLPCTDSFRKVDLRTVTFNIPAQEFLTKDSVTVNVDGVVYFRVFDPICSVANVSNANQATQLLAQTTLRNVLGTKNLSELLSDREGISNSMQIALDEATGVWGIKVERVEIKDVKLPIQLQRAMAAEAEASREARAKVIAAEGEMNASRALKEASLVIAESPSALQLRYLQTLSTIAAERNSTIIFPLPIDIIHHFTSKRN